Proteins from a genomic interval of Pithys albifrons albifrons isolate INPA30051 chromosome 15, PitAlb_v1, whole genome shotgun sequence:
- the NEUROG1 gene encoding neurogenin-1, which produces MPAEGPGSGEGAEPGAPRERRRRRGRARARTEALLHTLKRSRRVKANDRERNRMHHLNAALDELRSVLPTFPDDTKLTKIETLRFAYNYIWALSETLRLAEQCLPPPPAFRGSAAPPSPGSDAGSWLSSASPSAPSLCASTSGPSSPATSEDCAYAPADSLRGFCGLPAAPGAPLR; this is translated from the coding sequence ATGCCCGCCGAGGGGCCCGGCAGCGGCGAGGGCGCGGAGCCCGGCGCTCCGCGGGAGCGGCGCAGACGGCGCGGCCGTGCGCGGGCGCGCACCGAGGCGCTGCTGCACACGCTGAAGCGCAGCCGGCGGGTCAAGGCCAACGACCGGGAGCGGAACCGCATGCACCACCTCAACGCCGCGCTGGACGAGCTGCGCAGCGTCCTGCCCACCTTCCCCGACGACACTAAGCTCACCAAGATCGAGACCCTGCGCTTCGCCTACAACTACATCTGGGCGCTCTCCGAGACCCTCCGCCTGGCCGAGCAGTGcctcccgccgccccccgcctTCCGCGGCTCCGCCGCGCCCCCCAGCCCCGGCAGCGACGCGGGGTCCTGGCTGTCCAGCGCCTCGCCGTCCGCCCCCTCGCTCTGCGCCTCCACCTCCGGTCCCAGCAGCCCCGCCACCTCCGAGGACTGCGCTTACGCGCCCGCCGACAGCCTGCGGGGGTTCTGCGGCCTGCCCGCAGCCCCGGGCGCGCCCCTCCGCTAG